The Dreissena polymorpha isolate Duluth1 chromosome 10, UMN_Dpol_1.0, whole genome shotgun sequence genome includes a region encoding these proteins:
- the LOC127847825 gene encoding nuclear pore complex protein DDB_G0274915-like has product MSRFATMPSESFVICDVKSNSAPDFDEWFTVPSVNYTIFYVTTNKSSTYPECGSACGKLGTSASIALLNKTLLTELSSINASFLKEGSTFMSGNDVGDCLMIVAGQGLAQFMEHLPCTGHCFCQRVIQPSVLSTPATTTRALTTTPATTTRAFTTTPATTTRALTTTPATTTRAFSTTPGTTTRTSTTTTDSKSYSSPAKLSTTTVFTQTLSTSTVSPPTIPTTTTQSAATAISAATSLISSRPAATTKHTPSTLVATTGSSSATPVVPTFTASASIPSSKSSGIATTNPFPNTTQWVLIGLYEYFVITREQTHEDAAKFCRDEFNASLVSFASISKYFEIVKPLSLSSDSFWTDGNGTYSSGDPCLALNAKERSLRTINCEVKHQSICTRYRFASNPAEALAYAPFVEMIKEMTVKRNETKISERKYRSAEDRRTVAKASGGVALSLLLGGFALVFVNDIVSMLSRLIRNRSA; this is encoded by the exons ATGTCGAGGTTTGCCACAATGCCGAGCGAATCTTTCGTCATCTGTGACGTAAAAAGCAATTCCGCACCTG ATTTCGACGAATGGTTCACGGTCCCGTCGGTAAATTATACAATATTCTACGTAACAACGAATAAATCGTCAACTTATCCTGAATGCGGCAGCGCATGCGGTAAACTGGGAACCAGTGCCTCAATAGCGCTTCTCAACAAAACACTGCTTACGGAATTGTCAAGTATCAACGCAAGCTTTCTTAAGGAAGGGTCTACTTTTATGAGTGGAAATGATGTTGGAGATTGCCTAATGATCGTGGCAGGTCAGGGTTTAGCACAATTTATGGAGCATCTTCCATGTACAGGTCACTGTTTTTGTCAGCGAGTTATTCAGCCATCGGTGCTCTCAACACCCGCTACCACAACTAGAGCGTTAACTACAACACCCGCTACCACAACTAGAGCGTTTACTACAACACCCGCTACCACAACTAGAGCGTTAACTACAACACCCGCTACCACAACTAGAGCGTTTAGTACAACACCCGGTACTACAACTAGAACTTCAACTACTACCACCGATTCTAAGAGTTATTCATCACCTGCAAAGCTATCTACAACCACGGTGTTTACCCAAACACTATCTACAAGCACTGTTTCTCCCCCAACAATTCCAACGACAACGACACAATCGGCGGCTACAGCAATCTCCGCCGCGACTTCATTAATCTCATCAAGACCGGCGGCCACAACTAAACATACGCCTTCAACTCTTGTTGCGACGACTGGCTCCAGTTCCGCAACCCCAGTGGTTCCTACCTTTACAGCATCAGCCAGTATTCCTTCATCTAAAAGTTCAG GTATCGCCACCACGAACCCTTTTCCAAATACAACCCAATGGGTACTGATCGGATTGTACGAGTACTTCGTGATCACAAGGGAACAAACGCACGAAGACGCGGCGAAGTTCTGTCGCGACGAATTCAATGCCAGTCTCGTCTCTTTCGCAAGCATCAGCAAGTATTTCGAAATCGTCAAGCCCTTATCACTTTCTAGCGACAGCTTTTGGACTGACGGCAATG GTACATACAGTTCGGGCGACCCATGCTTGGCGCTCAACGCAAAAGAACGCTCTCTGCGAACGATTAATTGCGAAGTAAAACATCAAAGTATTTGCACACGATACCGATTTGCCAGCAACCCCGCAGAG GCTTTGGCGTATGCACCGTTCGTGGAAATGATCAAAGAGATGACCGTCAAGAGAAATGAAACCAAGATAAGTGAACGTAAATACAGGAGCGCCGAGGACAGACGGACGGTGGCCAAGGCCAGTGGAGGCGTGGCTCTCAGCCTGTTGCTAGGGGGCTTTGCCCTGGTATTCGTCAATGACATTGTCAGCATGCTGTCTCGATTGATAAGAAACAGGAGTGCGTAG